DNA sequence from the Cystobacter ferrugineus genome:
TCGGCGATCGCGGTGGGCGCAAGCGCATGTTCGCGCTGAGCGTGTTCATGATGGCGGTGCCCACGCTGCTCATCGGCTCGCTGCCCACCTACGCCACGGCCGGGTACGCGGCGCCGCTGTTGCTGTTGCTCATGCGCATGCTGCAGGGCGCGGCGGTGGGCGGGGAGGTGCCCGGCGCGTGGGTGTTCGTCTCCGAGCACGTGCCGGAGCGGCGCGTGGGGCTCGCCTGCGGCATCCTCACCGCGGGCCTCACGTTCGGCATCCTGCTCGGCTCGCTGATGGCGACGGCCATCAACCTCATCTACACCCCCGAGCAGGTGCGGGACTTCGCCTGGCGCATCCCCTTCCTGGTGGGCGGCGTGTTCGGCTTCTTCGCCGTCTACCTGCGCCGCTGGCTGGCGGAGACGCCCGTGTTCGAGCAGATGCGCCAGCGCAAGGCGCTCGTGGAGGGACTGCCGCTCAAGGAGGTGCTGCGGGGACACGGCACCGGCGTGGTGGTGTCCATGTTGATCACCTGGTTGCTCACCGCCGCCATCGTGGTGGTCATCCTGATGACGCCCACGTTGATGCAGAAGCTGCATGGCATCGCGCCGGCGGTCGCGCTGCGCGCCAACAGCCTGGCCACGCTGAGCCTCACCCTGGGGGCGGTGCTCTTCGGCCTGGCGGTGGATCGCTTCGGCGCGGGGCGGGCGCTGGCCGCGGGCAGCCTGCTGCTGAGCGTGACGACGTACCTGCTCTATGTCGGCGTGGGCACGCGGCCCGAGCACCTCGTCCCGTTGTACCTGCTCGCGGGGCTGGGGGCGGGCGTGGTGGGGGTGGTGCCCTCGGTGATGGTGCGCGCCTTTCCCGCGCCGGTGCGCTTCTCGGGCCTGTCGTTCTCCTACAACATGGCCTACGCCCTCTTCGGCGGGGTGACGCCCCTGGTGGTGACGCTGATGATCCAGGCGTCGCCGCTGGCGCCCGCGCACTACGTGGCGGCGCTCGGGGCCGTGGGACTCTTCGTGGCGCTCTACCTGCTGACCGCCGGGCGCGCCCGCTTCGCCTCCATGCGCGCCTCCTGACCAGGCACGGACACGCACTCGCACAAGGGGGACTTGCCCACCGCCCCCCGTGTCGTCTATAAGTGCGCCCGTTTCATGATTTTGATTTTCATTATCATTATCAGTGCTGGAAGGGCGTCGAGTCCCGGGAGCCTGTCGTGACCGTTTCCACCCCGCCGAAGTCGGAGCAGCGGATGCTCTGGCTGCTGGCCGCCGTGCAGTTCACCCACCTGCTGGACTTCATGATCGTCATGCCGTTGGGGCCGGAGTTCATGCGGCGCCTGGGCATCACGGCCGCGCAGTTCGGGGTGTTGGTGTCGGCGTACACGCTGGCGTCGGCGGGGATGGGGCTGCTCGGGGGGCTGTGGTTGGATCGGTTCGATAGAAAGCGCACGCTGCTCGGGCTGTACGCGGGGTTCATCGTGGCCACGCTGCTGTGTGGCTTGTCGGACAGCCACCTGGGACTGCTCGGGGCGCGCACGGTGGCGGGGGCGTGCGCGGGGCTGATGAGCGCGGTGGTGCAGGCCATCATCGGGGACATCATCCCCGCGGAGCGCCGGGGGCGGGCCATCGGCACGGTGATGTCGGCGTATGGCCTGTGCGCGGTGGCGGGTGTGCCCCTGGGGCTGTGGCTGGCGAGCCAGTGGGGCTGGCGCTCGCCGTTCTGGGTCATCTGCGCGCTCGGGGGCGGGTTGTGGCTCGCGCTGCTGTTCGTCCTGCCCTCGGTCAACCAGCACCTGGCCGGGCGCCGTGACGCGCGCGGCGGAGCCCTGGACGCGCCGGGGTGGTCGCCCGCCCTGGCGCTCGGGTGGGTGTTGACCTTCTGCGTGGTGTTCTCCGGCTTCCTGCTGATTCCCTATCTGAGCCCCTACATGGTGGGCAACCTCGGGCTCCAGCTCTCCGACCTGTCCTGGGTGTACCTGGCGGGCGGCGCCGCCACGTTGTTCAGCTCGCGGTGGATTGGCCGGCTGGCGGACCGGTTCGGCCCGGCCCGCGTCCTGGGCGGGTTGCTGGTGGGCACGGTGGGGCCGCACCTGCTGTTCACGCACCTGACCGCGGCGCCGCTGCCCGGGGTGGCGGCGGTGTTCGTGCTGTTCATGGTGCTCACCTCCGGGCGGGCCATTCCCACCCTGGCGCTGGTCGCCTCCCGGGTGCCCCCCGCGCTGCGCGGCCGCTACATGGCCGTCAACATGGCGGCGAGCGATGGCGCCTCGGGAGCCGGCGCGTGGGTGGGGGGCCTGCTCTTGACGGTGCTGCCCGATGGCGCGCTGGCGGGGTTTGGACGGGTGGGGTGGATCGCCGCCGGGGTGACGGGCTGCGCGCTCCTCACGCTGTGGTTGTTCGGCCGTCGTGTCGCCGCCCCGAGCGCGGTGCCGGCCTGAGTTCTTCCAACGCAGTTCTCCTTCACACGAGGAATCCCATGGACGTACACGCGAACCGGCACCCGTCTCTGCCCCGGCCCATCGTGGGCAAGATGGACCTGACCAACTCCAACCGCTTGCTGGCCGAGGCGAAGCGGCTGGTGCCCGGCCTCACCCAGACGATGATGAAGAAGCCGGAGATGTTCGCCCCCGGCTCCTTCCCCGTCTACCTCGCCCGCGGGCAGGGCGCGCTGGTGGAGGACGTGGATGGTCAGCAGTACATCGACTACATCTGCGGGCTCGGCGCGAACTCGCTCGGCCACAACCACCCGGCCGTCGTGGACACCATCCGCCGGCACCTGGAGGACGGGCTGCTGCACTCGCTGCCCACCGCCTGGGAGGTGAGCGCCGCGCGGACGCTGGTGGAGATGATCCCCGGCGCGGAGATGGCGCGCTTCTTCAAGACGGGAGCGGATGCCACCTCGGCGGCGGTGCGCCTGGCGCGCTACGTCACGGGCAAGGAGCACCTCATCACGGTGGGCTACAACGGCTGGCACGACCACTTCATGTATGACACGCCGGGAGTGCCCGCGGTGCTCGCCCAGTACACCACGCGCATGCCGCTGTTCGAGGAGCCGGACGAGGCGGCGCTGCTCGCCCGCATCGAGCAGACGGGGAGCCAGCTCGCGGCGGTGCTCTTGTCGGTGCCCTTCAACCGCAGCCTCACCCGCGAGTTCATGCACAAGCTGCGCGCCACGTGCACGGCGCACGGCGTGCTGCTCATCCAGGACGAGGTCATCACCGGCTTCCGGCTGGCTCCGGGCGGCGCCCAGCAGTTCTTCGACGTGAAGGCCGACTTCGTCTGTCTGTCCAAGGCGATCGCCGCGGGCATGCCCCTGTCGGCGGTGGCCGGGCCGGAGAAGTTCCTGAGCAAGCTGGCGGACCTGCAGGTGTCCACCACGTTCGGTGGCGAGCTCCTGTCACTGGCGGTGTGCGAGGCCGTGCTCAAGGTGAGCCGCGAGCCGGGCTTCACCGAGCACCTGGCGAACCTCGGCCGGCGGCTGGCCACGGGCATCAACGCCCGGGCCGAGCGCGTGGGCTCGCCGCTGCGCATCCTGGGCTATGACGCCATCCCCCTGTTCCGCTTCTCCAAGAACCCCGTGGAGAACGCGAAGCTCACCCAGCCCTTCCAGGCGGGCATGGCGCGCCGTGGCATCCTCTTGCGCCGCGACCTCAACTTCATCTGCGCGGCGCACACCGTCGAGCAGATCGACTACACCGTCGAGATGGCCGAGGAAGTGATGCGCGAGTGCCTCCAGCAGGCCCCGGCCCCCAGCGCGGCCTGAGCCGGACATCCACCGGGCCCCGGGGGTGACCCCCCCCGCCGGGCCCGGGGGGGGGTCCCGGTCATGCGGAAGGCGCCGCCCGACCGGGGAGATTGGGGTAGGCTGCCCCGCCATGTCTCTTGACTCCACGCCCTCGGCGCGCCCCCACATCCTGCGTCGGACGCTCCTGCTCGATGCCGGCTTTCAGTTCCGCTACATGTTCCGGTTCGCCGCCATTGGCGCATTTGGCGTGCTGATCATCGGAGTGCTCGCCTCCCGGGTGATTCGCAACGCGGTGGAGGAGGGCGGCTCGCCGGAGGTGATGCTGGCGAGCAGTGACACCCTGCTGTGGCTCGGCGGAGTGGGCGCGATCGTGATGGCGATCCTCACGTCCCTGGTGGGGCTGGTGCTCACCCACCGGGTGGCGGGGCCGGTGCACGTGATGAACCTCTACCTCGCGTCCATCGCCGCCGGCCGCTATCCACGGCTGCGTCCCCTGCGCAGCGGCGACGAGCTGCGCGAGTTCTTCGAGTCCCTGAGCTACACCGTGGACCGGCTGCGCGAGCGCGAGGCCGAGGAGGCCCGCCTGCTCACCGAGGTCATCGACGCCCTGGAGCCCCTGGCCACCACCCAGGACGCCCAGGCGGCGCTGCGCATCCTCGGCTCGATGCGCACCCGCAAACGTCAGGCCATCGAAGGTCCCACCTCGGGCACGCTGAAGTCCGTTGCCTGAAGCGCCTGGGTACAGCACAACACCCCTTCCATGACCCGTCCCCGTATCGTCTTCATGGGCACGCCCGAGTTCGCCGTGCCTTCCCTGGCCGCCCTCTTCGACATCGGGGACGTGGTGGCCGTCGTCACCCAGCCGGACAAGCCCAAGGGCCGAGGCCAGGCGCTCGCCATCTCCCCGGTGAAGGCCTACGCGCTCGAGCGGGGTGTGCCGGTGTTGCAGCCCCAGAAGCTGCGCACCCCTCCCTTCTCCGAGGTGCTGCGCGAACTCAAACCCGATGTCGCCGTGGTGACGGCCTACGGGAAGATCCTCCCCAAGGACTTGCTGGAGACGCCCGCGCGCGGGTGCCTCAACGTGCACGCCTCGCTCCTGCCGCGCTTCCGGGGGGCCGCCCCCATCCAGTGGGCCATCGCCCATGGGGACACGGAGACGGGCGTGGCGTTGATGGTGATGGACGAGGGCCTGGACACGGGGCCGGTGCTGGCCGAGAAGCGGCTGCCCATCGCCCCGGACGAGACGAGCGCCACCCTGCACGACAAGCTGTCCACGCTGGGCGGAGCGCTCCTGCGCGAGTACCTCCCGGCCTACCTGCGCGGCGAGCTGACGCCGGTGCCGCAGCCCTCCGAGGGCATGGTGCTCGCGCCCATCATCCACAAGGAGGAGGGCAAGCTCGACTTCTCCCGGCCCGCGGTGGAGCTGGAGCGGCGCCTGCGTGCCTTCACCCCCTGGCCGGGCGCCTTCACCACCCTGGAGGGCAAGCTGTTCAAGGTCCATAAGGCCAGGGTGGGCACGGGACGGGGCGAGCCGGGCACCGTGCTGTCCGCGGACGCGCGAGGGCTGGAGGTGGCGTGCGCGGAGGGCTCACTGGTGCTGCTCGAGGTGCAACCCGAGGGCAAGCGGGTGATGCCCGTGGGTGACTTCCTGGCGGGACGCAAGCTCGCGCCGGGCAGCCGGCCGTTCGAGACGTAGGAGAGACGCGACATGGGCAAGAGGCTGTTGGTGCTGCATGGGCCCAACCTGAACCTGTTGGGTGAGCGCGAGGGCCGCGAGGGTGGACGGTTCGCCGACCTCGACGCCGCGCTGAAGGCCCGGGCGGCCGCCCTGGGGCTGGAATTGACGGTGGTGCAGTCCAACCATGAGGGCGTCCTGCTCGACACCCTGCACGCCGAGCGCTCGCGCGTGGAGGGCGTGGTGGTGAGCCCCTCGAGCCTCTTCGGCTCGTACCCGTTGCGCGACGCCCTGGAGGCCATCGGGCTGCCCGCGCTCGAGGTGTACCTGGAGGCGCTCGGCGAGCGCGAGTCCGTGGTGGCCGAGGCCTGTGCCGCCACGCTCGAGGGGGAGGGGTTCGATTCCTACCTCCAGGC
Encoded proteins:
- a CDS encoding MFS transporter, with product METTSSLETPSSLAQRPLSAQDVRTLGLAALGGALEFYDFIIFVFFTAVIGELFFPADTPEWLRQLQAFGLFAAGYLVRPLGGIVMAHFGDRGGRKRMFALSVFMMAVPTLLIGSLPTYATAGYAAPLLLLLMRMLQGAAVGGEVPGAWVFVSEHVPERRVGLACGILTAGLTFGILLGSLMATAINLIYTPEQVRDFAWRIPFLVGGVFGFFAVYLRRWLAETPVFEQMRQRKALVEGLPLKEVLRGHGTGVVVSMLITWLLTAAIVVVILMTPTLMQKLHGIAPAVALRANSLATLSLTLGAVLFGLAVDRFGAGRALAAGSLLLSVTTYLLYVGVGTRPEHLVPLYLLAGLGAGVVGVVPSVMVRAFPAPVRFSGLSFSYNMAYALFGGVTPLVVTLMIQASPLAPAHYVAALGAVGLFVALYLLTAGRARFASMRAS
- the mxcK gene encoding myxochelin export MFS transporter MxcK, with the protein product MTVSTPPKSEQRMLWLLAAVQFTHLLDFMIVMPLGPEFMRRLGITAAQFGVLVSAYTLASAGMGLLGGLWLDRFDRKRTLLGLYAGFIVATLLCGLSDSHLGLLGARTVAGACAGLMSAVVQAIIGDIIPAERRGRAIGTVMSAYGLCAVAGVPLGLWLASQWGWRSPFWVICALGGGLWLALLFVLPSVNQHLAGRRDARGGALDAPGWSPALALGWVLTFCVVFSGFLLIPYLSPYMVGNLGLQLSDLSWVYLAGGAATLFSSRWIGRLADRFGPARVLGGLLVGTVGPHLLFTHLTAAPLPGVAAVFVLFMVLTSGRAIPTLALVASRVPPALRGRYMAVNMAASDGASGAGAWVGGLLLTVLPDGALAGFGRVGWIAAGVTGCALLTLWLFGRRVAAPSAVPA
- the mxcL gene encoding myxochelin B biosynthesis transaminase MxcL, which produces MDVHANRHPSLPRPIVGKMDLTNSNRLLAEAKRLVPGLTQTMMKKPEMFAPGSFPVYLARGQGALVEDVDGQQYIDYICGLGANSLGHNHPAVVDTIRRHLEDGLLHSLPTAWEVSAARTLVEMIPGAEMARFFKTGADATSAAVRLARYVTGKEHLITVGYNGWHDHFMYDTPGVPAVLAQYTTRMPLFEEPDEAALLARIEQTGSQLAAVLLSVPFNRSLTREFMHKLRATCTAHGVLLIQDEVITGFRLAPGGAQQFFDVKADFVCLSKAIAAGMPLSAVAGPEKFLSKLADLQVSTTFGGELLSLAVCEAVLKVSREPGFTEHLANLGRRLATGINARAERVGSPLRILGYDAIPLFRFSKNPVENAKLTQPFQAGMARRGILLRRDLNFICAAHTVEQIDYTVEMAEEVMRECLQQAPAPSAA
- a CDS encoding HAMP domain-containing protein, producing the protein MSLDSTPSARPHILRRTLLLDAGFQFRYMFRFAAIGAFGVLIIGVLASRVIRNAVEEGGSPEVMLASSDTLLWLGGVGAIVMAILTSLVGLVLTHRVAGPVHVMNLYLASIAAGRYPRLRPLRSGDELREFFESLSYTVDRLREREAEEARLLTEVIDALEPLATTQDAQAALRILGSMRTRKRQAIEGPTSGTLKSVA
- the fmt gene encoding methionyl-tRNA formyltransferase; this encodes MTRPRIVFMGTPEFAVPSLAALFDIGDVVAVVTQPDKPKGRGQALAISPVKAYALERGVPVLQPQKLRTPPFSEVLRELKPDVAVVTAYGKILPKDLLETPARGCLNVHASLLPRFRGAAPIQWAIAHGDTETGVALMVMDEGLDTGPVLAEKRLPIAPDETSATLHDKLSTLGGALLREYLPAYLRGELTPVPQPSEGMVLAPIIHKEEGKLDFSRPAVELERRLRAFTPWPGAFTTLEGKLFKVHKARVGTGRGEPGTVLSADARGLEVACAEGSLVLLEVQPEGKRVMPVGDFLAGRKLAPGSRPFET